DNA sequence from the Lagopus muta isolate bLagMut1 chromosome 23, bLagMut1 primary, whole genome shotgun sequence genome:
TCACTGGCTGTTATGAATTGATTCTGAATACAAGGGAAGCGCTCTCGCCTATCTGTTCTGGAGATGTCTATATATAGACCCTGCTAAATCACCGCTCAGAGCAATAAATGAGCGCCAGTCAACAAGTAACGGCTCTGAAAATGAGGGCAGAAAATACCGACCTACTTTTCTAGAGAAAAAAGGcacttcacacacacacaatcacCTTTTCTGTCCCATCTTTTGTATGTTTCCACTGCTTTAGCCCTGGAACATCTACTTAAGGAGGTGCCAAATTGAACTATTAAAAACAATCCGGCCAGAGTAAACCAGCATGGATTCTGCCCACAAGACAGCACAATTCCACACACTGCACAACGAACCTTTCCCACCAGCTCAAGAACGTCAGAGTGCTGCgcagctgcctgcacacacagcaacGTGCAGCCATCAGCTCTACCAGGAGTGAAGTTACAACAGGTGAGCAGCCAGAAGAAGAGACTTCTGCTCTGTAAGAAGTGCCTGTGAAAAACGCCTCCAGCTCCACAACTGCTGGTCAGGTGATTACTTACCCTACGGATGGAGCACACCGAAAGGCCGCTACAGAACACACAGAACCACGAACCGTTGAGGCTGCAGGCCCGTAAGGCCATGGGGTCCGACCGCCGCCCCCCCCGCACCCACCTCCCCAAGGCCGCATCTCCTCCGTACGGAGCAGCCGGGACGGCCGGCAGGGCAGCGCTCCGCCCGAGCGGGACCCCGAAGAACCGAGCGTCCGGCAGCCGCGCGGCCATCGTGCGGGGCGGCACAGCGAGCGGCTCGGCGGCGCGGGGCGAGGAACGGCAGGAGGGCGCCGGGCGCGGCGCGTACCGTCAGCGGGCTGCTGGAAGTTGACGTAGGCGTAACCGAGGGAGCGGCGGGTGATCATATCGCGACACACGCGGATGGACAGCACGGGCCCCGCGGGGCTGAACTTCTCGTACAGCATCGCCTCGGTCACGTCGGGGTGCAGGTCGCCCACGTACAGCGAGGCCATGGGGTAGCCGCTGCCCGCCGCGCTCATCGTCCGGACGGCTGCGCGCGCTCGGGGCGTCTGCGGGGAGAAACGCGGGTCAGAGGCGGCGCTGCCAGCGGGCGGGACCAGAGCCAGAACGCGGCGAACGGCGCGCCGCGACCCGCGCCGACCCAACCGAGCGCCCCCGATGGGCGCAGCCCCACGCGGCGGCCGGGATCGCACCGGGCCGCGGCCGCCCTCCCccccgcctcctcctcctcctctcggCCCCACTCACGCACTGCGGCCCAGCGGGCAGAGAAGGGGCGGCGCGCGGCTCCCGCCCCTTTATAGCCGCCGCGGCGCCGTGAGAGCCGCGTGCGGCGGGGAGGAGGCGGCAGGAGCGGCCCTTGCGGCGCGCCTTCCGCTGCAGCGCCGCCTTGCGGCGGGGAGGACCGCGGGGCGAGAGGCGCTCCTTGCCGGCCGTGGCGGCGTCCGGTCCGGAGGGCCGGCAGGGGGCAGCGGCGCCGCGCCGCGTGACGGCGAGAGCGGCCGGCGTGGAAAGCCGCTCGGCGCTGCCGTGTGCCGGCCTGCAGCGCGGCGCCGAGGGGCTCAGCGCTGCCGTGCGCCACCCACGGCCCCCGCCAGACCGCGCCAACCGCAGCCCCGAGTTCCCATAGGCTCTTCATTGTGTTTTTAGCCTGAAGAACAAGGATGCTCGGGGGACTTCGGGGATTTCCCCTACAGGGCAGATCAAAAGGTGCCAGGATGTGTTACCGGAGATGTTTAATCTTAGAAAAACcctgggaaaaagaagcaaagatcCATTCCTCACCTACCACTGTAATCTCCGCGCTACTGTGGGGAGAAAACCCCCGAGGCCCGGAGCGATGCCTCCCACCGTTTGATGTGCAGCATTCAGGAAGTGGTTTCTCGCAGTCCTCGCTTTGCTTTACCCTGCAGCCCGCGGGGCTGTCGGTGAACGCCTCCCAAACCCgagctgtgcagggctgggccCCCCCTGCCACCCCCTCCGCATCGGGCAGCCCGGGCACCGGGGGTGGCTGTGCTCAATGGCCCCATTATTGCTCTCTCTGCTCCCAGACAgatgctgccttcctcctcGCAGCTGCAGTTGCTCCTTTCCAGCAATTCCCAACACAGCACTTAAGGCGAGGATTTATGGGCGTTTTGGAAAGGCATTTTGGAGTGAGAAGGAGTTATGGGAAAGGAAGTTGAATTTTCACCATTCCCCAGCAAATTCTCCCAGCACCTTTCATGGCCGGGATTGCTGACGATCCTCCCCTCTGAACAGAGGCCATTCTCAGCTGCGGTTCTGTGCGGAGCATTTCCCACCGGCGTGGAGCTGAGAGGTGACTCTGGTTCTGCTCACAGAGGGTCAGCAGACAGAGGGCAGCCCTGCATTCTGGCTGCAGGATTGGCCTCAGTGTGTCCCATTTCTGTGGATGCTGTGAGCTAAATGAAATGAGTTGTTCTCAAGCCATGGATTATTGCCAACCTCAGGGTGAGCGCTACAAGTTCCCTGCTAATTTCAACTCATGCAGTTGTTTGCAAAGTAAAAAGTCATGGGAGAAGCCCTCACAAGCAGCGTTCCTGCTGGGGACGTTCCCTTACACTACACCTCAACAAAGATCCTCTGCTGCAAAGCCGATGGTCGTCCCAGCAGCCAGACAGGCAGAACAGCTGCACATCAACACTGCATTTCACACCAACAGGGGTTGGAAAGATTTTATTTGCCACTTTTGCTGGATGTCACAGCTGTGACTCTAACAGAGTGAGGCtgggctgcttgctgcagctctggcacaCCGAGGAACAGCCGGGGCCACGGCCTCCTCTGACTTTACTGCAAGGGAAATTGTTCCCGGCTGCTTCTGACACTGAGGCACAGGGgtgaggaagagcagcagaggcGTTTCTGTATGTTAAGTGCAGTGCATTCAGCAGAACAACCAGGAGGACTCACTCTcgagcagcagtgctgcacacatcATGTGCTCTGCAGGAACGCAGCCCGGCACGCTGCGCCTTCCTCCTGGGGTGGGGGAGAGTCTCTGCCAGGACGGAGCTTCTCCGTCTTTTCCACTGCTGCGCTGACCTCtacacacttttctttttggGCCACAGCTGCTGATGTGGGGAGATCCTTGGGGTGGGTGTGCAGCCGGGGCCAGGTCCATCCCGGCAAACGAAGGCACAGATCCAGGCACAGCCCCACGGAAAGGGAGAGCACTGGGACAcccagccctgagcactgcagggaTGCGGCTCCAGAGCTTGAGAGCTTCGAGTTTGTGTTCCTCCCTGCCCGGAGGAGAGGGGGTGAGAGGACAGGAGCAAGGGTGATTCTGCAACACTGGTTATCCAGGGTGCACGGCAGGGCAGGAAAAGCTCTTGGGAATGGGACAAGTGCAGACCCGGTGCCGGCCaagggctgcagtgcagcacccaTGGTGTCTGGTCCTGGCCCAGGGGTGAGCAACATGAGACCACGACACGGtgctggagagagaaaacagagacaCTGTGGGAGGAGAAGGGCCAAGAGAAGACTGGGAGGCACTTGGAATGCTGGTCTGACCGCTCTGCACTGTGCACTCGGTGGGGAAAGAGGTGAGACGGCTTCTGCAGGGCAACGGGCAGAGGGAAGGGCTGCTCTTCTCACATCGGTGTCGGAGTCGTCCCCTCCCCGCTGAGTCCCTTTGAAATCCCGTGTCTCACCGCTTCACACCTGGCTGTGGGCTGAGGGCTGCCAGTGGGAGCCCAGCGGTGCTCCGCTGTGAGCAGGATGATTTGGGGCTCAGCGAGGAGAGCGGCGTTCAGTCAGGGCAGCAGAACCAATCCCAAGACCACGGAactgggtgctgcagctgggggaCACGGCCTGAGTGAGTCCATTCAGGAGCTCCGAGTCCCCGAGGAGATAAGGCAGCAGACAACAGTGTCGGGCTCTGCCGGAGGGCCGGGGTCTGCAGTGCCCCCCATCCCAGAGAACGCGTGGAAGCGGATGGCGCTGACATTTGTGGGCACGGCGAAGGAGAGGATGAGCGATGGTGAGGCGAGGAAGGCAGCGTGAGGAGCGAGGCGAGGGGACAGCAAAGAGAATCTTCCGGATGGGTCCTTGGCTTCCGCAAACAGGAGAGGCGCCCGGTCGGCCGGTCCACGGGCAGCGGGCACCGAGGGCTCAGAAGGCGCCGATCTCCGTGGCCCAGGAGCGGCACAGCCGGGCCGCCCCCACCCTGAGCGCGGGTCCCTGCGCGGCCGCACCCAGCACCGCGGGCGCAGCGTAGGCTGCGGGCAGAGGAACGCCGGCgggagagaagagcagagcGGAGATGGGGCTGCCCTTGGCCGAGCCCCCCCTCGGCGCTCCCGACGGAGACGGCATCCGGGCTGCGGCCGCCGCGGTCGAAGCCGAGGGGGCACCGCGGGCCCTGCGGGCCGAGGAAGCGATCCTGCCGGGCACGGAGCCGCGGTGTGACGGCAGCACGTCGGCGGGGACGCGGCGCACCGGGGCCGGCCTGGCGGCGAGGCGCGGGTAGGACGCAGTCACAAGGAGAGGAGCGGGAGCGGCGTCCCGGCGCGGCAGCGGCACCGGGCTGTGCAGAAAGGACCACGGCCACGTCGGCACGGGGAGCAGCGAAGCGGCCGCCGGGGAGGGCTCCATCTCGGCCACGTAGTTGTTGAGGTGGGAGAGGAGCCGCAGGCGGATGGGGTCGGCGGTGCTCTGCCCCTCCAGGACGCCCAGGTACCGCACCACCTCGGTGAGGCACTCGCGAAAGCCGATGCTCCTGTAGTCCACGGCCAGAGCACGAGCATCCAGGAACCCTGCAGGGACACGGGGACGGTCAGGAAAGCACGTGAGCCCCACCACCCTCTCTGCCGCACCGCTTTGCTGCCGTGTGATGCCCTGCAGCAGACAGCCCAGCCGGGTGACAGCAGCATCGGTTATCTCGGTGGGATATGACTGCCGGGTCGTGAAGCCCCTTAGTCTCGTGTGTGGGACGAGCAATAAGGTTCATTAGCTGTGCTCAGGGAGGACGACAGCTTTTCTTTTGGGCTCTTTGAGTTCTGGCTGCTGAGGACATGCAGATGGCCAGCGTGTGCTGGGAACCTCCCTATGGCAGCGCCGGGCCGATGCGCATCTCCTCTGTGCACAGCCTGAGTTCCTCTGCCTGAGTCCCGGTGACTTCAGCCCTTCACACTTCCCTCCCTGACCTCCCACTGAGGGAATGGCTGAACCAGGGCCACTGGGCTGGGAAAGCTCCGAGCCACATGAAAACCAACAAGATAAAACACAATGGCTGATTTTTCGGCTTCTGCTCCCTCCTTGTAGCTTGGTGAGACAGTAGgcaacaaagcagagaatgtcACAGAGCAGTGGAGCACTGGACCACTCTGCTTGCCGGGGTCTCTGGGGACAATGCAGCCCTTTGTTGCAGTGCAGTCAAAGTGAATATCTAAACAAATGTTCCAGACCGAGTTACAGCTCTGAAGCAAAGCCTGGATGCCAGCAGTGTCCTCAGAAAGCCAAAAGTGGGTGGTAAGCAAAGCCAGAGGCTTCTTTACTGGAGCTGTGATCCCCATCCTGTTAACTGGAACAGGACCGAGGGTCTGTGCTGAGCTCTCAGTACAAATGAGACCTTTGTTGAATCTCACACAGGGCTCCCCCTCTCCTCTTATAACATCCAAGAGACaaaaagcaagaacagaaagggaaaaaagccttGTTTATTTGCAGAGTCCTCAAGCAGAACTCAGCCTCTACAGGAAATGTATCtcagggaggagggaaggaattTAATATCATTTTTTCTGGAAGCAAAGCTCCATTTCTGGGAGTGCAACTCTGGCAGGGCAGCTTCACCGGGGCGCGCAGTGAGGACAAGAGCAGCATCCCTGTGGGTCTGGGATACCAAACCTACCCATGGGATGCTGACCCACACTTTACAGGCAgtaaaaacaggagggcaggaaaCAACCCATTTACCCCTGGGAAAAACATTTCCCTTGGGAAGCGGGCAAGGCAGCATTGGTCCTGGGGCCGGCAGCAAAGCACGGCAGGGCTGAGATTTTCCCTGCTGATGGGGAATTTCCTACCCAGGATGCCACCTTCACCTCGCTCACGCACTTGCAGAGTGGCTCTTACCTGCTCCTCCAGTGGCATGGAGCATTTTTAGGTGATCCACTGTCATCTGTAGAATTTCTGCCTTCTCCAGCTTGGATGAGCCCTGCGTtaggagcaggagaaaaaggagaaatttgtCATTTTGTGGCCCAGGGCGTTGTGCCTCTCACAAGCTGAGCTTGGCCTGGtgccctcctcccccagccctccttcAAACCCACGGCATTCAGACACCCATCTCTGGGCACTGCCTCGGGTTTTTAATCGAGCAGAAAATGGAGTTCCTTCCCACCATCACCCCATGCAAGCCGAAATTCCCCATTTCTGTGCTTCCTCATAGCTGTGAAATGCAGCCTGGATTGAATTCTTCCTCCCTTCAGCTGCTGAACATTATTACTAAATGCATTCATGCTGTTTTACCGCCCGGTTTCACCCTGCAGTGAggactgagcacagccctgctgctctgggtcCCCACCTGCTTCTCGAAGGCAGTGGGCACCAGGCGCCGCAGCTCCGACAGGCTGCTGTTGATGCGGTCGCGGCGCCGCTTCTCAATGATCTGCGGGAGGAAAACCAGACTCATTCCTGGCGTCTCACAGATTTAGAGCCCTCAcagcaggctgagagcagcGCTGGGCCGCATAAGGAATGCTTTCGGTGAAAAAGCCGAGCAGAGCAGCGCTCACTAAGAGTGAGGTGTGaagcctccctcctccccccagccccagccctgtttgaagccacagctctgcatgAACTCCCTCCTCCCCTTGGCTGGGGGAGGCTCTGGAGGGTGCGCTTTGGGTGACCTCCCTGAGTCCCGTGGCGAGGATGTCCGCCGGCACAGCACAGAACTCACCCCTCTGCGCTTCTTCCTGGCTTGTATCTGCGACGTCGTGGTGGGAGACACAGACCTGGGAACGTggctgggaaggaaaaagagggagagttgcttgcagcagctggaggcgAACCTCAGCAGCACATATGTTTTACACACATTTGCCATCTGCAgttcctcctccccatcccagGATGATGTTTTCTGTGGTTCTCCTCTCAGTGTTACCCACCACACAGAGACCAGGAACCGAGGACAGGAGCACAGTCTGAATCCCGCTGTCCCCATGGGAGCCCTCAGCAGCCCACGGCAAGTTTCTGCACCAGCCACTGCCCGGCACGACTCCTTGCATCTCGGACCGGTGCCTCCACCGGgctggaaaagcagctctggggcCGGGGCCTCTCATCCCCATGCACAAACCTTCCGGCCTCACGCCTGAGGCTGTCGTGTCCCTGGGTGGGCTTTGTGCGGGCATAGGTGGCTTTGCAAGTATAAACGCGCTGTCCGCATACAGAAATGTGTCAAAGATGAGCGCCGCTGGGGTGGGGTAGGAACGGGAGCGGGGACGGCACGGAGCTGAGCCGGCAGCGCAGGAATGCAGCCTGCACTCGGCGGCAGAGAGCTCTgaatctctgcagagctgtccGAGCGCAGCGCCCTTTGTGCGCTCCAGATGTGGGATCAACAGGACTCTCTCTGCTAAACGTGTCTCAGAAATGTTTGACTGGCAGTTGTGAACCACGCGACTGAACTCTCTGATGACTCTGATTTCCGCTCTGCCCCTTGATCGATTCCGTAATTTGCAGCACCGATCTTTCCACTGCTTATTCcaggcaaaaagcaaagcaaacccgAGCGGCACCCCGCACTGCTGCCGTGACCCCGAGCTGCGGCACAGCGCGCACAGCGGACACAGCGCCCGCCCGCAGTGACTCACCCTGCAATGGGGAACTGGTTCTCCCAAACCACCCCGTGGAGCCACAGCCCGGTCCGGACGCCgactccctccctccctccgccCCACCCAGGAGCGTTTGGTTCTGCCTGACCCCATCGCCTAACGCTGCGCTGCTCCGTGTGTGCGGATGGTTCTCTCTGCTGGGTTTGCGTGACGTGAGCCGCAGTGCAAACCAGCGTCAATACCTCCGTATCGCagcgctgctctgctctcacttGGGAATACGAACAGGCAGAGATCAAAACTCCATTGTTGTActcagtgaaacaaaacaggGCAATCCCTCCGCTTTGTCCTTTGGGGTACTGCGGAGCCGGGAGGAGGTGGGAGGTGTTTCGTGTGCGGCAGAAGGGTGGGCGAAATGCTGATGCGCCGGGAACGGTGTGAGAGTTTGGGGAACACATGCAGGATGCGTTGGCGCGGCTGTGCCCAACTGCCCCAAACTGCATCAGCTTGTGATAACCCTGAGCCTGGCACCAGATGGGACAGCTCCTCAAAAAGGGAATTAAATCACCCGGAGCTGCAGAGGGGGAGACGCTTGGCTGCCAAAACGAGTTCAGAAGCAGCTGAATTTCGGATGGGAGCGACTAACAGAGCCCTCCCTTCATCCCCAGCGCCCGGAGCCCACCAGGCCCGCAATCGGTGGGCAGCAGGGGATGCCCTgggccagcagagca
Encoded proteins:
- the HEYL gene encoding hairy/enhancer-of-split related with YRPW motif-like protein isoform X2 yields the protein MYGSHVPRSVSPTTTSQIQARKKRRGIIEKRRRDRINSSLSELRRLVPTAFEKQGSSKLEKAEILQMTVDHLKMLHATGGAGFLDARALAVDYRSIGFRECLTEVVRYLGVLEGQSTADPIRLRLLSHLNNYVAEMEPSPAAASLLPVPTWPWSFLHSPVPLPRRDAAPAPLLVTASYPRLAARPAPVRRVPADVLPSHRGSVPGRIASSARRARGAPSASTAAAAARMPSPSGAPRGGSAKGSPISALLFSPAGVPLPAAYAAPAVLGAAAQGPALRVGAARLCRSWATEIGAF
- the HEYL gene encoding hairy/enhancer-of-split related with YRPW motif-like protein isoform X1, which gives rise to MKRLCEESSSDTESDGTIDVGKEEEYSHVPRSVSPTTTSQIQARKKRRGIIEKRRRDRINSSLSELRRLVPTAFEKQGSSKLEKAEILQMTVDHLKMLHATGGAGFLDARALAVDYRSIGFRECLTEVVRYLGVLEGQSTADPIRLRLLSHLNNYVAEMEPSPAAASLLPVPTWPWSFLHSPVPLPRRDAAPAPLLVTASYPRLAARPAPVRRVPADVLPSHRGSVPGRIASSARRARGAPSASTAAAAARMPSPSGAPRGGSAKGSPISALLFSPAGVPLPAAYAAPAVLGAAAQGPALRVGAARLCRSWATEIGAF